The genome window TACGACGACTGGCCGCGCATGTTCTACAAGGTGCCTGGCAAAAACGCCGTCAGCTTCTATTATATATAGGCCATCTCTACTTACAGACTCTACCCACGCAGAAGACCGGTACCAAATGAGCAGCTTAAAGCGATCTCTTATCGAACCAGCATGGAGGCAAATACAGTGAGAACATCCGTTCTAACAACCTACTCGCAGAAGCGTATAGGCCGCAGCGCGATGCTTGTGATCTTCGCTCTACTTGCTTGCTTGGCTGGCGCACTCCTTCTTCCCCTTCTTGTTCACTCGTTTCAAAATCCTAATACCCTGCTTACACGAGCCCATGAGCTGACCTCCATCCACCCGGAAAGCGGTGAGATATACGCCTGGCTCTCGGCCGACCAGGTGGTGTTCTATCGCCAAACAGCCCCCGTCTACACCGGCGGTGTTCTCCCAATCCGAACATACGACCTCACACATCATCTAACCACTCCTGTTCCAACTAACGCGTTGCAGGCGAATCCATCACTCCTCGCGGCCCTAGGACGAAGCACCATAGAGGTGCTCACCAGCCGTGCCCAACTCGCTCTCTATCAGGCAAGTAGCCCTCTGCTGCCTTCCAATCTACATGTTCTCTTCAACACGCGCCATCAGTACGGCTTTGGAAGTCTGTTGCCTGATCTGCACATCTCTTTCTCCGTCACGCTTACCCCTCCTGCCCCTCCCATACCGCCAGGCACCACTCTCATCGGTTACGCTTCAACCGCCTCCGATTCGCGCGTCTACCTTACGCAGCAGCCTCTACCTGCGCCGATGTTCTTGAGATGGCTAAAGCGTATTTTTCCCAAACTTCCCAACCCTCAAAAAACGCTCTTCACGCTTTGGCTCTATCCGCAACATAGCGGACAGCTCCAAAAGCTGGGCGAGCTGGTGGTTAATACCCCTCCGAAACCCGCTCGATTTTTGGTTTTTCCAACCGACCCTCTTGACCTCCGCACCGTCCCTGGAGGGAAGGCCGTTAGTTTTGTTTACAACCATAGACTCTACTATTTGCCGTTACCAACGAACGCTGCGCCATCCTCCGTTTCGAACACAGAGTGAACGATGTTTGCAATTTTTGAGAGTTACGTCTTACATTTTCAAGGCCTTCGCTGCAGCTGTCCCAACATCTCGTAGACCCTTACCGTCGCCTGATTTACCAGCCTCTCACCAGCGCCCACCTCTATCCACGCTGTAGGGCCGCTGGCCCCGTACCCTCCGTACGCCGCCGCACGAATCGTTGGGAAATAGCCGAAATAGCCGTTGGCATAACCTAACAACAGGCTATCCCGGACGGGGCAGCACTCCCGCCAACTTTGTTGGAAAGCGACAAAGGGCTCGCCGGGGATGGTCATCAGCGCTAATCGCTTTCCAATGAGCACGGTGGTAAGAGGTACTCGGCTCTCCTGCTCCATGCGAGGATTAAACCAGCGAGCGAACTCCTCACCAAAGCTCTTAATAGCCGCTCGCCACGCTGAAGGCCGATATCGAGGTCGAAAGCGCAGGACCTCCTCTGTGCAGCCGATAGTGGTATCCTCCCAAATCTCGGTTCGAACGCCGCTTGCCACCCGTATCACCTCTTCTCCCAACCGTAAACCTGTCCAGTCCCGTAGCTTTATCTCGTTCTCCAACGGTGGAAGGTGCGCATAGTAGGGGTTGATGTCCCCCGTGGCTCCCTGAAGGAAGAAGCAGATCGGCTTGTTGTCAAACGCTTCGCGAACCATCCGCACGGTGACCCCAGGAAAATCGGCGGAATAGTTGAGGTTCACCGCATCCAAAACGACGGGATGACAGGCATGGTGTGCCAGAATTGCCAGTGGTTCACCATCATAGGTATCCAACCGAAGAACCGTAACGGTGGGATCTACAGGAGCGGTCGGAATCCGTTGTGGGTTGCTAGAGAACCAAATAACCGTACCATCTGGCTCTATCCTAAGTCGGTTATGACCGATAAAGGCGCGCCCATAGCCTATTCCAAGTCGCACCGGTTGCAGCCCTTTGACTGCCGTGTCTGTCGCCTGCACTATCTGCTCTAAAGCTGTCTGTTCCCATGGAGGCGTGCCGCCTGTGTACTCTTCCTGAATCACCGGTCCGGAATGAGTATGGGTCGCCGCGACAATAAGATAGTTAATTCCGCAACGCGTCCTCAACGCTCCTCTTAATTGCGCCAGGGAGGTCGCTCCAAACGTTCTTCCTAGGTCAAGCGATATCAAAGCGAGCCGCCTTAAGCCAGACTCCAGCACCAGCACGCGCGCATAGAGCGGATCGAGCACCCCCTGTGCAGGTTCTTTTCTCGCTGCGTAGCCCCACATCGGCAACCCTATTGGCGGCGTAATATCTCTCTCGGCCACACCTGCCTTCAGATCAGCAACGCCCCTCCTTCTCATTTTTCCTGCACCTCACCGATTTTTTGTTGTGGTGATTAGATTTCGGTGGAATACTCCGTTTCTCCTGTTCCAGCATCATCTTTGTTTTACACAAGTTGTCACGATCTTCCCCATAAGGCGTTTTTTGTGGCTAAGATGCGTTCTGCTTTATGTTATTAGGGGCGCATGTATATCCATTCAACGGAGACTCCAAATGAAGCCCTCTTATGTCGTGCAGCTTATCGGCCTTTTAAGCTTTATAGCCGTTAGCTTCGCGCCTTGCGCGTCTGCTGCTGATATCAAGCTCACAAAAGACATCGACCCACAAGCTCTCCTTCTCCTCCAAAAACTGCAAGATACCTACTCGCATTGCACCGCCTGTTGCCTACAGGAGAAAACGTTCGCAACCAATGAGCCTAACAAAGGCAAATCCCAAACAAGTGTCGGCATGAACACCTATCTTTTCCGTGCACCCGATTACCTCTACTGCCTACGCGAACTTCCTGCAGATAAGAACTATCCGGCCGATCACATTCTGTTCTTTGTAGATGGCGAATCGCTCTACGCTCTATCCTACAATCACTCCGACCACTACGTAAAAATGCCGCTCACAGCCGATCAAAAACAGCGGACGGCCTTGCCGCAACTCGTTGATACGGCCGATTCCCCACTCCTCGACCTCTTAGCGGGCTCTGCTGTCAGCGATCTCAGCGATCTCATAGAAATAGACAAAGGTCTGTTCTCGGCGCCTTATAGATTTCTATCATCATTTGCTTCATCCGATGTGTCCGGTATTGAATCGTTAAAAGTTGTTTCAAGCACACCTAAACAGAGCGTAGTGGATTTTTATATCACTCTCACGCTTACTCAATCGAAGCGGACGGGACATGTGACAATGGAGTGGAAGTTTTATCTCACTACCGAGCCCTCGGGCCAGACGCTGCTCACCCGCTACGAAAAGAACCTGCGAATAGACAATTTTAATGCCCATGGTGTCGAAGCATCTATGAGTGCAACAGTGACTAACATTTTCTTCTCCAACAGCACCGATGAGGGCTATCTCTGGCTCGCCTTCGCGCCTCCCCAAGGTGCAAAAGAACAGGACGCACCGGCCGGAACTAGTCTCGACGCGATCGACAAGCAGATCGGGTGGAACGATTTTAGCGACCCTTAAGCGTGGTGCGTAGAAAACCTCATTGAACAGCTCAAGCGCTTTCACTCCCAAGCTTCTCAGCCCGCTCTAAGGTGCGCTCAGTTCTCCAGGAAAGGCGTAAGCCTAGTTGGTTATCAGCTGAACTCCGGTAAGCCTTGGCGGAAGAGGTTGGTGGTGCGCTTTCAATGCGTCTAAGAACGCAGTTACCAGGGTAACTACGACCGATTCGGTTTTGACCGCCCCTAAACCATAGCCAGCAAAGTTCATGTGATTACTTCCTTTGATAACAGCCAGCCAGTTCCCCGCGCTTGGGAGACCCTCAAAAGCCTTCATGCGCCAGTGATAGTCTCCTTCTAACCCTTCATCTTGGGTTCCCGTGATCATCAAAATCGGTGACCTAATGGTTTCAGACGATCTCGCAGGAAAGATCACCCCCGGTCCATGGGGAGAGAGCGCGACATAGGCATCGAACCCTCCCTGAGGATGTAAATGAAACTTATTTTGGGCTCCTGCCTCCAACTGAACCGTAATGGCTCCCATAGAGTGGCCGATGAGGGCCTTGAAGGAAGGGTGGACCTTCTTCTGTACCCACTGAAGAGCTGCCGCGATATCCTCAAACCGAGCTGTGTAGTTTTGAGGATTGTTCACTATCTCAGCTAGTCCATCGCGCAAGCCCTTCGCACGAACCGCTTTCGCTAAGGCTTGAGGGCCACTTTCCGGATGCTCCACAACAACAGCCAACCACCCATCTTTACTAAGAGCCTCTCCTAGGTAGCTATACCCGCGCTCTGTGCCCCCGGCGCCAGGCGAGATAATGGCCACGGCTGGATCCTTTGTATCGCTCGGCTCATAAACCATAAGCGCAAGGATACGGCCATCGGAGCGCTTTACATGAACCAATGTCTGCGCTCTAGCCGCCATGGAGTTTAGCAGCATAAAGTTCGTGGTTAGTAGGAGTGTAAGGCTTGCTAGAAAAGTTGCACGCATGTCGAACCTTGTTAACCTTTCTTCGGCATAATGCGCTCTCGAATATAGTTGTACAACTCTTTAATTGGAACGCGCTCTTGCTTCATAGTATCTCGATCGCGCACCGTCACCGTATCTTTTAGGCCATTATCCTCCGCCCGTCCTATTGTGTCGAAATCCACCGTCACGCAAAACGGTGTGCCGATCTCATCCTGTCGGCGATAGAGCTTCCCAATGCCTGCTGTATCGTCGTAGACCGTACGAAACTCGCCCGCCTCTTGCAACATTCGCTTAATACGCTTGGCAGTCTCTACGATCTGCGGTTCGTTCTTCTTTAAAGGAAGCACGGCCACCTTTATTGGGGCTAAGGCCGGTTTAAGTCGCAGCACCACACGCGTTTCTCCGTTATCCAGGCGCTCCTCGTCGTAGGCCTCACATAAAATGGCCAAAACCCCACGATCTACTCCCGCTGAAGGTTCGATAACATAGGGCACGATATGCCGATTGCTTGCCTGGTCAAAGTAGGTGAGACGCTCCGTGGAGTGCTCGTTTTTCTTAACCTTTGCGGTGATCTGAAGCTTATCTTGGTCGCGGGTGTGCGAGCCGAGATCGAAATCGGTGCGATTGGCGATTCCCTCAAGCTCTTCGGTTCCGATGGGATAGCGATACATAATATCCACCGTCCGCTTTGAGTAGTGGGCAAGCTCATGAGGAGGCACCTCATAGAGTGAGAGGCGATCTGGGCTAAGGCCGCACACCTTAATCCACCACTCCAAATGGTCTTTAATGAAGGCCTCATGAATAGCCTCATCTTCCCCAGGACGGCAGAAGTACTCTATCTCCATCTGCTCGAATTCACGGGTGCGGAACACGAAGTTACGCGGGGTTACCTCATTGCGGAATGCTTTGCCGATCTGTGCAACACCAAAAGGCAGTTTGCGGCCGGTGGAGTCAAGTACATTTTTGAAGTTAATGAAAATACCTTGTGCGGTTTCAGGGCGCAAATAGGCGAAAGACTCTGGGTCCGGCACCGGCCCTACCTGCGTTTTAAACATCATATTAAACGGCCGTGGCTCGGTAAGCTCGCCCTCGCATTCACCGGGATGAAGTTTCGGGTGCTTTAAACAGCTAGCCTCCTGCAACTTGTCGGCGCGAAAGCGGCCTTTACAGAGCTTGCAGTCCACAAGAGGGTCTACAAAGGTATCTTCATGACCGGAGTAGTACCAGACCCACCTATTCATAAGAATAGCCGAATCTAGGCCCTCCATATCGTCTCGGTCGTACACATTGTGCTGCCACCAGAGACGCTTAAGATTATTTTTTAACTCTACCCCTAAGGGACCGTAGTCGAAAGTTCCTTGTAGTCCTCCATATATCTCGCTTCCGGGGAAAATGAAACCTCGTCGTTTACACAACGATACGATCTGGTCTAAGGTCTGCGCAGCCATGATAGGTATGCAAAATTCCTTTCTAAGGAGAACTCGTGGCAGTATGTTTTACCTCAATTTGGGGCAGATACTGTCCTCTTTCTCATCCCTTGCCAAGCTTGTAGGAATCGCTGCCAGAGGAACGCCGCCGAAACCGCATGAGCACCCCATCGAACCAGGCATCCACAATCTCATAAAGTATCCAAAGCAGAATCGCAAAAACGAGTATCACCTTGAGAAGCGCAGGGGTCTGAAACACGTGAACGATGCTGAACCAAACCGCCTTTGGATGCAACGCCACCTCCCAAGAGTTAAGTCGCACGACGAGCCCCAAATAGACGCCCAAGGAGATCAGAAGAAAAAAGGGCACAGCAAAGAAGCCGGGCTGCAGGCGTGCCTGACGCAGAACGCACGCAACCGGCCGAATCGCCAAAGCATAACAGAGGATACCATAGCCGCTGTAGAGAAGGAAGAAGAACCCGAGCTTTGCTACCTGCAACTGCTGCCGCGGCGTTATCGCGGTATCTCGCAATTGCACCAGAGGGCTATCTGTGAAGAAGTGCCTCCATTCGGTAAGCAAATAACAGGTATTGGGCAGAAACACTAGCCATAAGAGGCACAGAGGAACAAAAATAAGAACCCAAAAAAAAGCCGCCAGGCCACGCCGCATCACACGCCGCTGTTTAAACCAACCGGCTAATAGAAAGCCTAAAACAACGGGTATAGTCGCTAGCGTGAGGTTATAAAGAACATAAGGCGGTGATTGCAGGGAATGCATCGCGTCTTTTATACTCCTCCTCTATGGCTCTTTAGGCGGAGAGGGCATGTCTCGAAAAAGCTGATAGCCCAACCGTAAGAGCACAAAACCGCACAGAACGAACAGCCAGGCCACTAACTGCCCCTCAAAAACACCAAAAAGCCCCCCGATGAGCCATAGCCCTCCGATGCTTAAGACACAACCGCCCCACAGCTTTTTCAGCCGATTGGGTTTGGCCTTAGGGTGCGGCATCGGTGTTCGCCGTTCCCTCCTTCGGATAGGTAAGAATTACGAAATCGCCCGCCTGTAGCGCAGACGCCTCTGGGACGTCGTGCGTTCGCATTTTCTGTATCGAGATCACTACGATCTTCAGCCGAGGACGCAGCTGTTTAACACGATCTACAATGCCCCACCCATAATCGCTATGCATTCGTCCGTTGATCTGCAGAAGATGGATCCTGGGATGCCGATCGTGAAAGCGGACCAACGAGTCCGCCATCGTCGCGTCCCAAAGCGCCTGTGCCTCCTTCATATGCTGCAAGGTAGGCATGGCGGGATCGGCCATATTCTGCCCTTCATGCGCCGGCCCTAAAACAGTATCCAGCGCCTTGGAGTAGCCCTCCGGTAGCTGCATGGAGTAGGGTAAGGGAGGTAAGAAGACCTTCGAGGCTTTTGGAAGCCTTTCCAGTGCCTGCATACCCTCTCGACTCACTAAATTCACGTACCTACGGGGCGCATTGGCGGCAAGCACCGGTAGACCATGTGTCTTACAAAACTCTACCAATGGCCGATAGTCCGTTTTATAGTTTGGCCAGGGGCGACTGCACGCCAGAAACTGCGGCTCCGTGATAAACCCCTGCAGATACTCATCGAGCGGTAACTGCACGTCGCGCTCGAACATCTCTAAAGAGAGGGCAAGCTGTGGATGCGCTTTATAGAGATCCTCGAGTATTTGTAACTCTAATAGATGGGCTTGAGGGTCATCGTGCTCTTCACCGACGAACACAATATCTGCTGTAACCAACTGCTGTAACATCTGAGACAAAGTACAAGGCTTCCCGCTAGCGTAGACGATATCGTTCGTGGTCTGCGACAAAGCCCTTCCCTCATAACCTATGCTAAGCAAGGCAATAAGCATGAAACACAAGAAAATGCGCATCGCTAGGCTCCACTTTGCTCAATTAGCTTGGCAATAAGGCCTGTCCACCCTGTCTGGTGGCTGGCACCAAGCCCTTTACCTGTATCCCCATGAAAATATTCATGGAAGGGAATGTAGTCTTTCCAATTCGGGTCGGTCTGAAAAGTTTCGTTGTCGCCAAACACGGCGCGTCGCCCGTTCCCGTCCCTTAGGAAGATGTGCACCAGGCGATGAGAAAGCTCCGTAGCTACCTCCCATAGAGTCATCTGGTTGCCACTGCCTGTGGGGCATTCGACCTTGAACGAGTCGCGGAAATAGTAGTCAAAACGTTGCAAGGCTTCGATAATGAGGTAGTTGATGGGGAACCAAATAGGCCCGCGCCAGTTGGAGTTGCCTCCAAACAAGGTTGTTCGTGATTCCGCCGGCTCATAGTCTACCGACCGTATCTCCTGATTGAGATTGAGCACATACGGGTGCTGCTCATGATACTTGCTCACGCTCCGGATACCATAATCGCTCAAGAACTCGTTGGGGTCCAGCATTCGGCGCAGCACCTCTACCAACCGCTCTGGGCGCACAAGCGCTAGCAGTCGTCTATCTTGATCTCCCTTGACATGGAGATGACATACAAGGCTAGCTAGCTCAGGGTGCTTCTCCAAAAACCATTCGGCCCTCTCACGAAACTCAGACATTCGCTTCAGATCCTCATCCTCAATTGTCTCCACGGCGAGGATCGGAATGAGCCCCACGAGAGAGCGAGCTCGCAAAGGAATGGCCGTGCCGTCGGGCATGCGGAGCACGTCATAGAAAAAGTGGTCTTGCTCATCCCAAAGCGATATTCCCGAATCGCCGATATTGTTGATGGCGCCGGCGATAAAGAGGAAATGCTCGAAAAATTTGATGGCCATATCCTCATAGGCAGGGTCGTCCCGAGCCAGCTCCACGGCAATGGCAAACATAGAGAGGCAGAAGAAGCCCATCCAGGCCGTTCCATCTGACTGCTCGAGTGTCTCTCCGCTTGGCAAGGGAGCGTTGCGGTCAAACACCCCGATGTTGTCCATTCCTAAAAAACCACCCTGGAAGACGTTCCGGCCTTCAGGGTCTTTGCGATTGACCCACCAGGTAAAGTTCAATAAAAGCTTGTGAAAGATACGCTCAAGGAAATGGAGATCGGCCTTTCCTGTCAGCCGGTGTTCGATGCGATAGACTCTCAGGGCAGCCCATGCGTGCACGGGGGGATTTACGTCGTTAAAGTTCCACTCATAGGCAGGTAACTGTCCGTTGGGGTGCATCGCCCATTCGCGACAAAGAAGGATCAGCTGTCGCTTGGCGAAAGCGGGGTCAATCAGCGCAAAGACGATACAGTGAAAGGCGAGGTCCCAGGCAGCATACCAGGGATACTCCCAAGTGTCGGGCATAGAGAACACATCGAAATTATCGAGGTGCCTCCAATCATGATTACGTCCGCTCTTGCGCTGCGGCGGTGGTGGCGGAAAGCCGGGGTCCCCATCTAGCCAGGTAGCCACGTTGTAGTGGTAGAACTGCTTGCTCCACAACATGCCGGCAAAAGCTTGGCGCTGGATGTTTTGCAGATCTTCGGAAGCGCCGTCGGGCACGTAGGCCGCATAGAAATCGTCTGCCTCCTGTTTACGTGTTCTGAAAATCCGCTCGAAAGAGACTCCAAGTGGCTCAGATATCGTGGACCAACGGGTAAGCCTCAAACGCACCTCGCATGTTTCACCCGCTCCTATCGTGAGGCGGTAACAGGCAGCCGCTTTTGTGCCCGTCTTTTCCGGATTGACAGCCTCAGACCGGCCCTGCACAATATAATCGTTGATACCATCCTTCACGTAGGGGGACGAATTGTTGACGCTAGGCCCATAGAGGCGCTGATAGTTGGTTTCATTATTGGTAAAAAGTAGCTCAGGTCCGCTCGAAATGCTCTGGCATAAAAGCCACATCTCTCCAATAATGGGGTGCTCCGCCCTAATCGCTTTGATCGCCTCAGCTTTTCCAGCAGGGTTTTCCGGCTGTGCAGCGGTTAAATTGGGCACAGGTGTGTGTTCACCCCAAATCCATGTATTGCGAAACCAGAGAGTGGGTAATAAGGTGAGAGGAGCCGCTTCCGGCCCTCGATTCACCACGGTTATTCGAATCAAGATGTCCTCAGGAGCTTCTTTAGCGTACTCAACGAATACATCGAAATAGCGGTTCTCATTGAAGATGCCTGTGTCAAAAAGCTCGTATTCAGGGTCTTCTTTTGTTTTGCGTGCGTTTTCATCAATAAGCTGTTGATAAGGATAAGCGGCTTGCGGATATTTATATAGAGCTTTCATGTAGGAGTGGGTGGGTGTGTTATCTAGAAAAAAGTAGTACTCCTTCACATCCTCTCCATGGTTGCCTTGATTGCCGGTAAGGCCAAAAAGCCGCTCTTTGAGGATAGGGTCCTTGTGATTCCAAAGAGCTAGGGCGAAGCAAAGATACTGACCACGATCGCAGATACCCAAAAGCCCATCCTCGTTCCACCGGTAGGCCTTTGAGCGGGCGTGGTCGTGTGGAAAGTACTCCCATGCGCTTCCATCGGGGCTATAATCCTCCCGCACGGTTCCCCATGCCCTTTCCGCAAGATAAGGCCCCCAGCGCTTCCAGTCCGCCGTGTGCAAGTTTGTCTGGTGCAGGCGCATCTCTTCGTCGTTCATTCCTCGCTCCTCTAGATCCATAGCGAACTCCTCTCCCTACGCAATAATCGGTAGCGTTTTCGGAATCGGACGATTCAGCGATAACGCGCCGGTTTCAGTTACCGTAACAATATTTTCTAATCGAACTCCGTAGCGCCCCGATAGATAGATGCCAGGCTCGATGGAGAAACAGAAACCAGGCTCAAGGGGAAGCGTGTTCCCCTCTTGAATATAGGGTGGTTCGTGACAGGAAAGCCCAATGCCATGACCGGTTCTATGGATGAAATTCTCTCCATAGCCGGCCCTCTGAATAACCTGTCTAGCTGCCCTATCTATCTCTTCACACAAGATACCAGGGCGCACGGCCGCAAAGGCGGCAACGTGTGCCTCAGCAACTGTCCGATAAACTCTTTCTGCCTCCTCATCCGGCGGTGCGCCAAAGGCGACGGTACGGGTGGTATCCGATGCATAATGCTCCCATGTACAGCCGATATCTACGATTACCATGTCGCCTCGCTTTAGCGGGGTAGCGTCAGGCGTATGATGCGGCATAGCTGCATTCGCTCCAAAACAGATGAGCGGCTCGAAAGAGGGCGTCGAACGATGCTGTTGGATCTGCTGCTCTACCAGCGCAGCGACCTCTATCTCCGTTACACCCTCCTTTAAAGAGGCCAAAGTGGCCTCCATCACCGTATCAATGATCTCGGCCGCGCGCTGCATGGCAGATAGCTCATCAGGGGTTTTCACACGCCGAAGCCTAGAAAGCACCGGATCTGCTGGCAGATAAGTTAGGTTCGGCGCTATACTTTGAAGTCCTAGCAGATGCACCGCATACAGCTCATCATCCACGAGAACTGCCTGTCCGGGTCGAATATCCCAACCCCGAAATAGCGTGCGCACCGTGTCCTGCCAACCGCTTGAATCTTCCCAGCCGTAGACCAGGGAAATTTGTGCAAGGTTCTGACTGGCTTGCGCCACATTCATCTTTGGTACCACAAAGACCGGCTCTTCTACCCAAGGCACAAAAAGCGCTAAGAACCGCTTGTGACCGTTTTCTACATAGCCAGTCAGATAGCGCATCTGATCGGAAAAAGAGAGGATGGCAAGCCGATAACCCTCCTGTTGCATTAAGGCTTGCAGACGCTGTATTCGCTCATGATAGATGTTCATTCTGTTGCTCCTTAACGGCACACTGTCCGCAGCAGGGCAGACCAAAGAAGGCTGCAAAGGCTTCTCGCAATAAGAAAGGCACCAGCAGGAGTGTCGCCGCGCCATCAATCCATTGCCATCCTAAAAGGCGCTCAGCCAGCAGACCGACCACCAGCACGATGGCGAGGTAGCCACAAGCGGCGCTCTCTACCGCTTCGGCACGAAGGGCGCGGCTCTGCAGTTTTTCCGCCAGTCGCAACTTCCAAGCGGCCAAAAGCGGCATTCCAATTTTCGCCGCAACCCCTACCAAGATGCCCCACGCACTTCGTTCCGTATCGGTAGGCAATCC of Chthonomonas calidirosea T49 contains these proteins:
- a CDS encoding neutral/alkaline non-lysosomal ceramidase N-terminal domain-containing protein produces the protein MRRRGVADLKAGVAERDITPPIGLPMWGYAARKEPAQGVLDPLYARVLVLESGLRRLALISLDLGRTFGATSLAQLRGALRTRCGINYLIVAATHTHSGPVIQEEYTGGTPPWEQTALEQIVQATDTAVKGLQPVRLGIGYGRAFIGHNRLRIEPDGTVIWFSSNPQRIPTAPVDPTVTVLRLDTYDGEPLAILAHHACHPVVLDAVNLNYSADFPGVTVRMVREAFDNKPICFFLQGATGDINPYYAHLPPLENEIKLRDWTGLRLGEEVIRVASGVRTEIWEDTTIGCTEEVLRFRPRYRPSAWRAAIKSFGEEFARWFNPRMEQESRVPLTTVLIGKRLALMTIPGEPFVAFQQSWRECCPVRDSLLLGYANGYFGYFPTIRAAAYGGYGASGPTAWIEVGAGERLVNQATVRVYEMLGQLQRRP
- a CDS encoding M24 family metallopeptidase, whose protein sequence is MNIYHERIQRLQALMQQEGYRLAILSFSDQMRYLTGYVENGHKRFLALFVPWVEEPVFVVPKMNVAQASQNLAQISLVYGWEDSSGWQDTVRTLFRGWDIRPGQAVLVDDELYAVHLLGLQSIAPNLTYLPADPVLSRLRRVKTPDELSAMQRAAEIIDTVMEATLASLKEGVTEIEVAALVEQQIQQHRSTPSFEPLICFGANAAMPHHTPDATPLKRGDMVIVDIGCTWEHYASDTTRTVAFGAPPDEEAERVYRTVAEAHVAAFAAVRPGILCEEIDRAARQVIQRAGYGENFIHRTGHGIGLSCHEPPYIQEGNTLPLEPGFCFSIEPGIYLSGRYGVRLENIVTVTETGALSLNRPIPKTLPIIA
- a CDS encoding MGH1-like glycoside hydrolase domain-containing protein, which encodes MNDEEMRLHQTNLHTADWKRWGPYLAERAWGTVREDYSPDGSAWEYFPHDHARSKAYRWNEDGLLGICDRGQYLCFALALWNHKDPILKERLFGLTGNQGNHGEDVKEYYFFLDNTPTHSYMKALYKYPQAAYPYQQLIDENARKTKEDPEYELFDTGIFNENRYFDVFVEYAKEAPEDILIRITVVNRGPEAAPLTLLPTLWFRNTWIWGEHTPVPNLTAAQPENPAGKAEAIKAIRAEHPIIGEMWLLCQSISSGPELLFTNNETNYQRLYGPSVNNSSPYVKDGINDYIVQGRSEAVNPEKTGTKAAACYRLTIGAGETCEVRLRLTRWSTISEPLGVSFERIFRTRKQEADDFYAAYVPDGASEDLQNIQRQAFAGMLWSKQFYHYNVATWLDGDPGFPPPPPQRKSGRNHDWRHLDNFDVFSMPDTWEYPWYAAWDLAFHCIVFALIDPAFAKRQLILLCREWAMHPNGQLPAYEWNFNDVNPPVHAWAALRVYRIEHRLTGKADLHFLERIFHKLLLNFTWWVNRKDPEGRNVFQGGFLGMDNIGVFDRNAPLPSGETLEQSDGTAWMGFFCLSMFAIAVELARDDPAYEDMAIKFFEHFLFIAGAINNIGDSGISLWDEQDHFFYDVLRMPDGTAIPLRARSLVGLIPILAVETIEDEDLKRMSEFRERAEWFLEKHPELASLVCHLHVKGDQDRRLLALVRPERLVEVLRRMLDPNEFLSDYGIRSVSKYHEQHPYVLNLNQEIRSVDYEPAESRTTLFGGNSNWRGPIWFPINYLIIEALQRFDYYFRDSFKVECPTGSGNQMTLWEVATELSHRLVHIFLRDGNGRRAVFGDNETFQTDPNWKDYIPFHEYFHGDTGKGLGASHQTGWTGLIAKLIEQSGA
- a CDS encoding glycine--tRNA ligase; protein product: MAAQTLDQIVSLCKRRGFIFPGSEIYGGLQGTFDYGPLGVELKNNLKRLWWQHNVYDRDDMEGLDSAILMNRWVWYYSGHEDTFVDPLVDCKLCKGRFRADKLQEASCLKHPKLHPGECEGELTEPRPFNMMFKTQVGPVPDPESFAYLRPETAQGIFINFKNVLDSTGRKLPFGVAQIGKAFRNEVTPRNFVFRTREFEQMEIEYFCRPGEDEAIHEAFIKDHLEWWIKVCGLSPDRLSLYEVPPHELAHYSKRTVDIMYRYPIGTEELEGIANRTDFDLGSHTRDQDKLQITAKVKKNEHSTERLTYFDQASNRHIVPYVIEPSAGVDRGVLAILCEAYDEERLDNGETRVVLRLKPALAPIKVAVLPLKKNEPQIVETAKRIKRMLQEAGEFRTVYDDTAGIGKLYRRQDEIGTPFCVTVDFDTIGRAEDNGLKDTVTVRDRDTMKQERVPIKELYNYIRERIMPKKG
- a CDS encoding DUF1361 domain-containing protein; amino-acid sequence: MHSLQSPPYVLYNLTLATIPVVLGFLLAGWFKQRRVMRRGLAAFFWVLIFVPLCLLWLVFLPNTCYLLTEWRHFFTDSPLVQLRDTAITPRQQLQVAKLGFFFLLYSGYGILCYALAIRPVACVLRQARLQPGFFAVPFFLLISLGVYLGLVVRLNSWEVALHPKAVWFSIVHVFQTPALLKVILVFAILLWILYEIVDAWFDGVLMRFRRRSSGSDSYKLGKG
- a CDS encoding ChaN family lipoprotein; this encodes MRIFLCFMLIALLSIGYEGRALSQTTNDIVYASGKPCTLSQMLQQLVTADIVFVGEEHDDPQAHLLELQILEDLYKAHPQLALSLEMFERDVQLPLDEYLQGFITEPQFLACSRPWPNYKTDYRPLVEFCKTHGLPVLAANAPRRYVNLVSREGMQALERLPKASKVFLPPLPYSMQLPEGYSKALDTVLGPAHEGQNMADPAMPTLQHMKEAQALWDATMADSLVRFHDRHPRIHLLQINGRMHSDYGWGIVDRVKQLRPRLKIVVISIQKMRTHDVPEASALQAGDFVILTYPKEGTANTDAAP
- a CDS encoding alpha/beta hydrolase family protein, whose translation is MRATFLASLTLLLTTNFMLLNSMAARAQTLVHVKRSDGRILALMVYEPSDTKDPAVAIISPGAGGTERGYSYLGEALSKDGWLAVVVEHPESGPQALAKAVRAKGLRDGLAEIVNNPQNYTARFEDIAAALQWVQKKVHPSFKALIGHSMGAITVQLEAGAQNKFHLHPQGGFDAYVALSPHGPGVIFPARSSETIRSPILMITGTQDEGLEGDYHWRMKAFEGLPSAGNWLAVIKGSNHMNFAGYGLGAVKTESVVVTLVTAFLDALKAHHQPLPPRLTGVQLITN
- a CDS encoding cation transporter, translating into MSKHQSTSHQQALKQALLAVGITFVWMILEAAVALLLGAAARSLLLEGFGLDSLIELLSAGVLLWRLDAEYRRGLSAESLESVEKLASRIAGTLLAGLACLLSALAIGRLLGHGLPTDTERSAWGILVGVAAKIGMPLLAAWKLRLAEKLQSRALRAEAVESAACGYLAIVLVVGLLAERLLGWQWIDGAATLLLVPFLLREAFAAFFGLPCCGQCAVKEQQNEHLS